Genomic window (Zonotrichia albicollis isolate bZonAlb1 chromosome 11, bZonAlb1.hap1, whole genome shotgun sequence):
cagctctacaggctggggacagagtggctggagagcagccaggcagaaagggatctgggggcactgatggagagcaggctggacatgaggcagcagtgtgcccaggtgggcaagaaggccaatggctcctggcctggatcaggaatggtgtggccagcaggagcagggcagggattcttcccctgtgctcagcaatgcttgggcagcacctcgagggctgtccagttctgggcccctcaatttaggaaggacatggaggggctggagcgtgtccagagaaggacaacaaggctggggagcggtctggaacacaagtcatgtgaggagcggctgagggagctggggttgtttatcctggagaagaggaggctcagtggagacaaggcagtgtcagggcaaaggttggacttgatgatctccaaagtcttttccaaccttgctgattctgggattctctgaaaccacccttggagcagttgcaggatgagccctgggcctcctcttcaggagctccagcagcccaggtcccccagcttctcctgccagccccaaagcccatcctgtcagtcctgcagagcctctgcagctcctcctcactgcccagaacagggagccccagagccagacacagcagcccagatgtgcccccctggcctggggtgcctctggcaagggagcagcatcaggcactgcaggagcctgcagacaattcctgcagcacttgcagGATGATCCTGAAGGACAAGGGAcattcccatggtgccaagttaggaactgcaatggggagtggggtcAGAGAGGAAAGGGCGAACAGAGAGGGGCTctttgcaggggagggaacaggggtgggcaatgggaagaaatttgtatcaggaagaggaaagaaagcaaaggtgaagccaaggaaatggtgagggcagtttgggggtggctgccaggcagccctggctctgagcaacagcgtctgcaggagcacaggaaactcccagctgatgggaacaaactttctggctgactgcagaggccaggacaaagctgagtggtttccctggtgtctccCAGCCCTTTCTGGCCCaagggctgatggcatttgtgctccctcaggttcatgtccccacaccaacagcatggggatgctcctgcctgctctgtgcaatgcaaacaggggctgctgagccagtgctgccgtgtctgtgcctgcaaggatggggcacctgtgtgagctgggggagaggccagggctgcagaggggggatgttgttggcagctccatgaggatgctctgggacacaggcctgggctgtgcagcgcactggggatggatcagcccctgctctgctgctccttcccgtctcccccagggcccttgcagagccccagccatgctgtttgcccccagcctgcccatggccagcctggggctgctcacggggcttttctgtgctgagcattggcctgggtgtgttcttgagagagcctgggcaaggagcctggagcccccagggcctgggctgaggcgtcagtgctgccccagcagtgcccatggcctgtccctgctgcagccccagcactgccaccccctctcggggctgtgcccggccccgagagcactcaggccctgcagcaacaccagggccaccagggcagcggggcagggccacggcagcagcactggcaacaccaagtgctgctgctgctgctgggcacagctgctgggccagcactgatctgcccccagctctgcacgcagacattgctgctgcagctccccagaaGGCAACAAAACGGCAGAAAAGTTCTGCAGtcttctgcagaaaactttgttGAGAGAGATCATCATTTCATTTAAAGGCACCAACAGCACATCCCCTCTCTGcgacagtctgtggccacaggcatggtggaaaggaacaaaatgaccaatgaaacaaaaaatgacatttctttttggacaataggaaaaaagtaaaacaaaggtaAAGAATCTCTAAACTGAAGCCAAGAAGAAGTATTAATGATTacttttattaaaagtgatttGCAAAcactggccagcagtttaatgtttctgaaaccatccagtgATCAgtctctgcactgcagccttgagctcctggttccttaggctgtagatgagggggttcagggctggaggcaccaccgagtacagaactgacactgccagatccagggatggggaggagatgaatgggggcttcaggtaggcaaatgcTGCAGTGCTGATGAACAGGGAggccacagccaggtgaggaaggcaggtggaaaaggctttgtgctgtccctgctcagaggggatcctcagcacagccctgaagatctgcacataggagaaaacaatgaacacaaaacagccaagtGCTAAACAGGCACTGACTGCAAGGAGCCCAAGTTCTCTGAGGTAGGTTTTGGTGCAAGAGAGCTTGAGGATATGTGGGATTTCAccgaagaactggcccagggcattgccgtggcacaggggcagggaaaatgtattggctgtgtgcagcagtgaatagagaaaggcactggcccaggcagctgctgccatgtgggcacaagctctgctgcccaggagggtcccatagtgcaggggtttgcagatggacacgtagcagtcgtagcacatgatggtcaggagggaaaactctgctgagatgaagaacataaagaaaaagagttgtgtggcacatcctgagtaggagatgttcctggtgtcccaaaggaaattgtgcatggctttggggacagtggtgcagatagagcccaggtcagtgagggccaggttgagcaggaagaagaacatgggcgtgtgcaggtggtggccgcaggctacggcgctgatgatgaggccgttgcccaggagggcagccagggagatgcccagcaagaggcagaagtgcaggagctgcagctgccgcgtgtctgccaatgccagcaggaggaagtgctttatgaagctgctgttggacatttcttcTGTCTTGGCTGtctatcccagcacagctttctccccactgcctgcccatccctggaggctcagctctgccctgcagacccctctcagctcaggcactgcccaggggcagctctggctctgcaggctctgataggaatgtcagagcagccctgaggaggctggaaaagcaacactgatgctgcctCTAAGGGGCCTGttgctgatttctgtcactgcctgatTTGTTTAgatgagagatttttttttatttgcctcaAGCTGAACTGAAATGAATATTTATGGCCAATATCCCATTCAGGTAACTCAAAATAATAGATTAAAAAGCAGGACTTCGcctttcctgcagcccctgccttgctctgctccctgtatAATCTACTGATTATGTTCTGCTGTTTAATGCCACGCTGCaagcagtcctgaacaatgcagcatcctcatcacacaaggagaacacttccaagtCCGACcaggtgtctcctcccacccagaccttgtcccccagcacaggaagcagctgccagggccggctgagagctgtccctggcaggcagcagagtctctgccccagcacagcaccctgggctgcaggaccctgctctgcagggcagccctgggcaccgctggctgctctgcacaagagacaatcagagaatgtactcacagggtctgtaggcattgggatgttccagttttaggagatcactccaggagctgcagctgcattgtcctgcagccagaggttcaggtgccaagggctggcagtgattctgccccaggcgcttctcagcaccttcccagccctgactgattgaagctctctgtgcctctgtgctgtgcccagagtagctgcaggcagtgccccagccctgctgggctgggagaaaagctgctcatcaagagaaatgtgcttttgaagctcttcttggttaccaggagctgcctctgagccagcagcccagcccagctcagcagcacagacacagcacaaggactttaatgagcctctggggctttgtgctcaggccctgaacatcagtccctgagagggagctgaagaaacctctccagaactccaagtcagaatcccactccaaagtttcttggacttttaatgggtcccactgagagacacgactgagaaagtgtccccaggccccaggcagagcagagaactggaggcagtgatgacaggtggggacaaagagaagtcaagtcttggtgccctggggcacagcagcgtctgtgccaccaagggctgtgaggagacaccttgtcctgaggccctggggcctcctggcacagccccagccaggctgggcactgtcagccccttgtcctgccctcagcatccccccccatagcccacatcccagtggcctcaaggttCTGCtgggagtccctggggagccttgctcaggaatggccctgggggctccttacttctccctgcagggactgcaggtttttcagaGGACTTTTGGTTTGCCTTTTGCCTTGGGGTCTCTGAGAGgcttgtgcaatcatggcctccaattatcttctttaattagtccctggagaggctttgtcactAGCAACAGTCAGTGGgactcattaatgcttcaagaTACTTTAggttttttaaggtacttggtgattcacttttgatacagactccgTTAGAACTTTGtacaatcatggccccaatggtctgctttaacgagtcccttgagagctttgtactgccACTCAATGTGCCTCATTTATGCTTTGAggtactcaaggtttttaaggtactttggattttcctttctacACTGAATCTCTGAGAAGTTTTTttctgcaatcctggcctccaattcgCTCTTccaggagtccatgaggagcctgtgctgggatggacctcagtgggagccattcaTGCTTTGAGACTCTTTGAGGTTTTCTTCTGATtttgactcctggaaaggtttgtgcaatctcctctcaggccctgatgttcaagggctcagctccaaatgcaccatAGGGGTCATTAGGATCAAGCAAGTCCTGAaaaaccatggctctgccttgatttccctctgGTCTTGTCCTATTCATCAGGAAGTTTTCCTTTTACtgttatggagaaatatttcaatgaGCTTCTAAGTAATGTGTAATCCTATTTTAAAGGCTGTGTTTTATTACTGTTCTCTTTTGAGAAAAtgtgattgcagcattctgtgctTGATATTGATGTAGGGCCATTCCTAAGGAGGTCTGGCTAGGTCAGACAAGTTGTACCTTGgagctgacccagtgtggacaacctctCCTGACATTCCCTAACCCCATGTGACAAATCATTTTcactttcaaaaatttaaatggtTTTTAGACCTTATTAAGACCTTATCAAAATACAACCGAAGGGCCTTGATTTTCCTATCTTTGATGTGAAATGAGTTCCCCGGTCTGAATCAATCCTATTTACCATCCCATATTGGGGAATAATTGGTTCCAGAAGTGTTTTACTCACAGCATTGGCACTGGCTTTCACATTGGGTACCACCTCTACCCAATGAGTCAAATGATCTACTATCACTGGCAAAAACTTACACCGTTGTACCTGGAGAAGCTCAGTAAAGTCTACTTGGATGTTTTGGAAGGGCCTTGAGGCTAGTTCTCACCTTCCTCTGGGTGTTTTCCTCATGATTTTCTTATTCACTTGTTGACATATCATACACTGTTCAATTACTTGCTTagctattctgaaaattcctatGTAACCCCAATCCCTTAGAAACTGATCACTTAGCACTTGTGTACCCCAATGTGTTGTTCCATGTATGCCTTCTAGCATTTTCTTGGCAAGGTGTTTATTCAACATTTGCCTCCCATCTGCTAATCTCCACTTCCCTTCATTATCTTTCTTGGCTCGCTCCTATTTTAAGGAGTTCTTCCTCTTCGGTCCCActgaacacagggattttttgcatttctctcatGGCTGTTAATACTATTATTAGTTTTTCTGTCTCTAATTCAGTTGCATTGTAAGCTTCTAAATCAGCTAAATTTTTCCCTCACGCCTCCTGAGTCGGTCCCTTTTTATGTCCTTTAACATATACCACTGCTACTTCCTCTGGTAATTGTAAGGTTTCTAACACTTTAATCAGTCCCTTTCCCTTTGAATTTATTAGCCCCCTCTCTTCCTAAAATTTTCCAAAGATATGCACTATgccaaaagcatattttcagTCTGTATCTATTGTTCCCCTTTTCTGTGCTAATATTTCCAGAGCTCACTTTAGGGCATAGACCTCCCATGCTTAGGCTGACCAGTTGGAAGgcaactttctcttttctatggCTACCAATCCTTCGTGCATTATAGTGTGCCCTGATACCCTGTGCCCCTTTATTACCCATGAAGATCCACTGATGTACAATCGTCTTCTGCCTTGGAAGGATTGATCTCTTAGGTCCTCTCTTACTTTAGTTTGATAGTTTATAACCTCTAGGGAATTATGTATTAGTTCCTCACCTGGCTTTCCATACAAGAACTGGGCAGGGTTTAGTTGGTTACTCATGATTTGCTCAAAACCATTGTCTTTTGAGATGGCTTCATACTTAGGCACTCAGGAATCAGTGAGCCATTTCTCAGCATTTTGACTTAGGATACTTCCAACTGAGTGAGGAGTATATACTTTCAATTTTCCCTCAAagggtaatttttttctttgctctatGAGTATGGCAGTTGCTGCCACAGCCTGAATATAGGTTGGCCACCCCGGCTGATGAGGTCTAGGAGTTTTGACAAATAGGCCACTGGTTTCCTGGATCTTCCCCAGTTCTGGGCTAACACTCCATATGGTACTACTTTTTCTACATCTACAAACAGATAAAAGGGTTTGTCTAAGGCAAGAAGACTCAATGCCAGTGCACTGATTAATTCTTGCTTTAAAGCTTCAAACTTTTGTTCATCGTCTTTTTCCCACCTAATCTCTTCTTTAACTAACTTTTCATATAGGAACCGGATGGCCTGCGTGTATCCTTCAATCCATAGCCTATAATATCCCAAGAGGCCTAAAAACCTTCTGACTTCTCTCTTAGCTTTTGGCCATTAGAGTGAGACTCTCCCCCTAATTCTCTCAGGGTTCAGCAGTCGGCAGCTTCCTTGACACGTTACATGTCCTAGGAATTTTACTTCCCATTCTAAAAATTggagtttcccttttgatacctGAAGTCCTTGGTTTCCCAGAAAATTTGACAACACTATGGAagaaaaacttatttttcttcctgtcctgAGAGAAGCATATAATTTACATATTGGATGAGCTTTATCTCAGGTTTGATGGAGAAGAGTTGTGTTCTTCTAAGGCTTGACCAaagggtttttgggatttggaaaaCCCTTGGGGTAACCTAGTCCACCGAAGCTGATGCTTCCTCCCAGAATCGGGGTCTTCCCATTCAAAGGTAAATATATCCCACTTTCCTATGCCAGTGGGCATgcccaaaaagcatcttttaggtCTATCACACTAAACCACTGGTGTGCTGGGGGGTACTATATACTATACTAGTATATATATAGGAGTTATAGTACTATagtactatatatatataggggTTATAGTACTATATTAGTACTATATAGGGGTTAGGCATCACCTGGTACCGATTCACTGTTCTTTTGTTCACTTCTCTCAAATCTTGGACAAGCCTGTAAATCCCATCTGACTTCTTTACTGGTAATATGGGTGTATTATGGGGGCACATACATAGTTCTAAGGTCCTGTCCTCAGGTAGGTCCTGGATCATCGGCTGCAGTCCTTGTCTCCCTTCCAGGGAGAGTGGGTATTGTTGTACCCAAACTGGATGGTTTTCATtaactatttttattactatagtTTCATGTTTAATTTACCtcggttttttggttttgcccaCACCATCTCATGAATTTTGTCCTCATCTTCTTCCCTTAATTGGAGAAGTTAAAGtaccattttccctttttctgggaGCACGCCAATGTCAAATTGCGCCTGTAAATCCCATCCTAATAAATTTcaccctgcttctggaactAATAAAACATCCCCAATTCCTATTTTTATTTGCTCCTTCAAACTTTATTTGCATTATAACTGAGGTTTTGAACCTTTCCCCTTGTCTTGTTTTTAAAAGACAGGTGTCTACTAAGGAAGGCAGGTGCCGCcccaaaatggaaaatgtaaaccccctccctctgaattgttataattttgaaattaagggggctctcaggcacagatatgggagcaggaatagcAGTTCTTTATTAAGgaagaatataaaaataaaataagcaatgcagtaatacaaaacaacactgacagagtcggAATAAAACTTGACACCTGGTAGGTCAgcgtgttggtagcagtccaattaaaacagtggctgcagtcctcctgcagtCTTCCTGCAGACAGGTGTGGTTCTCTTgaagcagggatcctgtagaaggaCATaatcttcctctgaagatccagtagTGGTGTAGATgagcctggtcttcctctgggaatccaatggaaaaggcagctggtcctctgggaatccagtggaaaagacTGCTGCTCCTCtaggaatccagtggaaaggctgttctggtgtcccaaaatctcagattatatttAGTTAGGAACGCTTGGCTCCGCCCTCTGGGTAGAGCATCTCAGAATGGGATGATGCAATTTTGATCAGTCacgcagtgacattcaatagcccaTTAACAGCAGATGTCTCCCCAGAGGAAGGACTGGTTTCTGcaagagatgaagaaaaactgcccaattaacagatGAAAACTGtcccacctctaacagatgggAATATAACACACATATTTACCTGGCAGTCTAGAACATTGTCCATGCCTTATTCTATTTCCCTCTGCATCACAATGAAACCCTACACAAAGTTCTCACTTAAGATTATGTTTCCCTGTGG
Coding sequences:
- the LOC141730618 gene encoding olfactory receptor 14I1-like; amino-acid sequence: MSNSSFIKHFLLLALADTRQLQLLHFCLLLGISLAALLGNGLIISAVACGHHLHTPMFFFLLNLALTDLGSICTTVPKAMHNFLWDTRNISYSGCATQLFFFMFFISAEFSLLTIMCYDCYVSICKPLHYGTLLGSRACAHMAAAAWASAFLYSLLHTANTFSLPLCHGNALGQFFGEIPHILKLSCTKTYLRELGLLAVSACLALGCFVFIVFSYVQIFRAVLRIPSEQGQHKAFSTCLPHLAVASLFISTAAFAYLKPPFISSPSLDLAVSVLYSVVPPALNPLIYSLRNQELKAAVQRLITGWFQKH